The following proteins come from a genomic window of Halomarina ordinaria:
- a CDS encoding 50S ribosomal protein L13, which produces MSVAEFDADVVVDARDCILGRVASNVAQRALDGERVAVVNAEHAVITGNEEDVMSVYKKRVEVGSDQGPYYPKRPDRLLKRSVRGMLPYKTPRGRTALEGVRVYVGNPFEADGEVLEETSLDRLSNIKFVSLGEVSEQLGANVTW; this is translated from the coding sequence AGTTCGACGCCGACGTCGTCGTCGACGCCCGCGACTGCATCCTCGGCCGGGTGGCGAGCAACGTCGCCCAGCGCGCGCTCGACGGCGAGCGCGTCGCCGTGGTGAACGCCGAACACGCGGTCATCACGGGCAACGAGGAGGACGTGATGAGCGTCTACAAGAAGCGCGTCGAGGTCGGCTCCGACCAGGGGCCGTACTACCCCAAGCGCCCCGACCGCCTCCTCAAGCGCTCGGTGCGCGGGATGCTGCCGTACAAGACGCCCCGCGGGCGCACCGCGCTCGAGGGCGTCCGGGTGTACGTCGGCAACCCCTTCGAGGCCGACGGCGAGGTGCTCGAGGAGACCTCGCTTGACCGACTGTCGAACATCAAATTCGTCTCGCTGGGTGAGGTCAGCGAGCAGCTGGGGGCGAACGTCACATGGTAA
- a CDS encoding 30S ribosomal protein S9: MVTNTSGKKKTAVARATVREGQGRVRINAQPVELVEPEMARLKMLEPFRIASEELRDGIDIEVSVAGGGISGQSDAVRTAIARGLVEHSNDAELRDAYMNFDRSLLVNDVRQSESKKWGGPGARARYQKSYR, from the coding sequence ATGGTAACCAACACGAGCGGCAAGAAGAAGACCGCAGTCGCCCGCGCCACGGTCCGCGAGGGCCAGGGGCGGGTGCGCATCAACGCACAGCCCGTCGAACTCGTCGAGCCCGAGATGGCCCGACTGAAGATGCTCGAACCGTTCCGCATCGCGAGCGAGGAGCTCCGCGACGGTATCGACATCGAGGTCAGCGTCGCCGGCGGCGGCATCAGCGGCCAGTCCGACGCGGTCCGCACGGCCATCGCCCGCGGCCTCGTCGAGCACTCGAACGACGCCGAACTGCGCGACGCGTACATGAACTTCGACCGGTCGCTGCTGGTCAACGACGTGCGCCAGTCCGAGTCCAAGAAGTGGGGCGGGCCCGGGGCGCGCGCTCGCTACCAGAAGTCCTACCGCTAG
- a CDS encoding DNA-directed RNA polymerase subunit N, with the protein MMIPVRCFTCGKVVGEHWDAYRRRTEEGEDSAAVLDDLGVDRACCRRMFVSHKDLVDIVSPYQ; encoded by the coding sequence ATGATGATACCCGTCCGGTGTTTCACGTGTGGTAAAGTGGTCGGCGAGCACTGGGACGCGTACCGCCGACGGACCGAGGAGGGAGAGGACTCCGCGGCGGTCCTCGACGACCTCGGCGTCGACCGCGCGTGCTGTCGGCGCATGTTCGTCTCGCACAAGGACCTCGTCGACATCGTCTCCCCGTACCAGTGA
- a CDS encoding DNA-directed RNA polymerase subunit K, with product MAQTEHNRYEKARIIGARALQVSYGAPVLVETTHTEPILIAAQEYDAGVLPFTVHRGGA from the coding sequence ATGGCCCAGACAGAACACAACCGCTACGAGAAGGCCCGCATCATCGGCGCGCGAGCGCTGCAGGTGTCCTACGGGGCACCCGTCCTCGTCGAGACGACCCACACGGAGCCCATCCTCATCGCCGCACAGGAGTACGACGCGGGCGTGCTCCCGTTCACCGTCCACCGGGGTGGCGCATGA
- the eno gene encoding phosphopyruvate hydratase, with product MTLVTELRLRRVLDSRGNPTVEAEVTTESGGFGRAAAPSGASTGEYEAIELPAEEAIAAARERAVPRLEGQVYAGDQRSVDRVLREADDTENFGGIGANSAVAISMAAAKAGADMLGAPLYQHLGGAFRGDEFPTPLGNVIGGGEHAADATDIQEFLAAPVGAPSVADAVFANAAVHREVHDVLAERGIACGKGDEGAWAPSIDDAEAFEVCEEAVSTVEDEVGFEVGFGLDVAASELYDGDAYQYQDGERTLDEQVAYIADLVEEYDLVYVEDPLDEDDYDGFADLTDRVGDRTLVCGDDLFVTNTERLSTGIERGAANSILVKPNQIGTLSDAFDAIELAVEHGYAPVVSHRSGETEDTTIAHLAVATAAPFIKTGAVGGERTAKLNELVRIEENA from the coding sequence ATGACGCTCGTCACCGAACTCCGACTCCGCCGCGTCCTCGACTCCCGGGGGAACCCGACGGTCGAGGCCGAGGTGACGACCGAGAGCGGCGGGTTCGGGCGGGCGGCCGCCCCGAGCGGGGCGTCCACCGGCGAGTACGAGGCCATCGAACTCCCCGCCGAGGAGGCCATCGCCGCCGCGCGCGAGCGGGCGGTCCCCCGACTCGAGGGGCAGGTGTACGCCGGTGACCAGCGCTCGGTCGACCGGGTGCTGCGCGAGGCCGACGACACCGAGAACTTCGGCGGTATCGGCGCGAACAGCGCCGTCGCCATCAGCATGGCCGCGGCGAAGGCCGGCGCCGATATGCTCGGCGCGCCGCTGTACCAGCACCTCGGCGGTGCCTTCCGCGGCGACGAGTTCCCGACGCCGCTCGGGAACGTCATCGGCGGCGGCGAGCACGCGGCCGACGCGACGGACATCCAGGAGTTCCTCGCCGCGCCGGTCGGCGCGCCGAGCGTCGCGGACGCCGTCTTCGCCAACGCCGCCGTCCACCGGGAGGTCCACGACGTCCTCGCCGAGCGGGGCATCGCCTGCGGGAAGGGCGACGAAGGGGCGTGGGCGCCCTCCATCGACGACGCCGAGGCGTTCGAGGTGTGCGAGGAGGCCGTCTCGACCGTCGAGGACGAGGTCGGCTTCGAGGTCGGCTTCGGCCTCGACGTGGCCGCCTCCGAACTGTACGACGGCGACGCGTACCAGTACCAGGACGGCGAGCGCACGCTCGACGAACAGGTCGCGTACATCGCCGACCTCGTCGAGGAGTACGACCTCGTCTACGTCGAGGACCCGCTCGACGAGGACGACTACGACGGCTTCGCCGACCTCACCGACCGGGTCGGCGACCGGACGCTCGTCTGCGGCGACGACCTGTTCGTCACCAACACCGAGCGCCTGTCGACGGGTATCGAGCGCGGGGCGGCCAACAGCATCCTGGTGAAGCCGAACCAGATCGGGACGCTGTCGGACGCCTTCGACGCCATCGAACTGGCGGTCGAGCACGGCTACGCGCCGGTCGTCTCGCACCGCAGCGGTGAGACCGAGGACACGACGATTGCACACCTGGCCGTGGCGACCGCGGCCCCCTTCATCAAGACGGGGGCGGTGGGCGGCGAGCGAACCGCGAAACTCAACGAACTCGTTCGAATCGAGGAAAACGCATGA
- the rpsB gene encoding 30S ribosomal protein S2, translating to MSDNEDGLEELAEEEAAQADADDEAQGSTDEEATAADEAAEPEAPEVEEDPAEDAGPTFDEDVMPDEEADLLIPVEDYLAAGAHIGTQQKTKDMERFIHRVRTDGLYVLDVSQTDDRIRTAAKFLSNYQPEQILVASSRQYGRFPAEKFADAVGARARTGRFIPGTLTNPQYAGYIEPDVVVVTDPIGDSQAVKEAITVGIPVVAMCDSNNQTSNVDLVVPTNNKGRKALSVVYWLLANETLDNRGAEPSYALDDFETDI from the coding sequence ATGAGCGACAACGAAGACGGACTCGAGGAGCTCGCCGAGGAGGAGGCCGCGCAGGCCGACGCCGACGACGAGGCTCAGGGGTCCACAGACGAGGAAGCGACCGCCGCCGACGAGGCGGCCGAACCGGAAGCGCCGGAGGTCGAGGAGGACCCCGCCGAGGACGCGGGCCCGACCTTCGACGAGGACGTCATGCCGGACGAGGAGGCCGACCTCCTCATCCCGGTCGAGGACTACCTCGCCGCCGGGGCCCACATCGGGACCCAGCAGAAGACCAAGGACATGGAGCGGTTCATCCACCGCGTCCGCACCGACGGGCTGTACGTCCTCGACGTGAGCCAGACGGACGACCGCATCCGCACCGCGGCGAAGTTCCTCTCGAACTACCAGCCCGAGCAGATACTCGTCGCCTCCTCGCGTCAGTACGGTCGGTTCCCGGCCGAGAAGTTCGCCGACGCCGTCGGCGCACGCGCGCGGACCGGACGGTTCATCCCCGGGACGCTGACGAACCCGCAGTACGCGGGTTACATCGAGCCCGACGTCGTGGTCGTCACCGACCCCATCGGCGACAGCCAGGCGGTCAAGGAGGCCATCACGGTCGGCATCCCCGTCGTGGCGATGTGCGACTCGAACAACCAGACGAGCAACGTCGACCTCGTCGTCCCGACGAACAACAAGGGGCGCAAGGCCCTCTCGGTGGTCTACTGGCTGCTGGCCAACGAGACGCTCGACAACCGCGGCGCGGAGCCGTCCTACGCGCTGGACGACTTCGAGACCGACATCTGA
- a CDS encoding DUF4188 domain-containing protein, giving the protein MDDQRSGSDRFAVPADRRADAPGARRAETAMGDVIHEKVHAEVDEDFVVFLVGMRINKPWRVGKWLPPFLAMPRLLRRLEADPDSGLLGYRVVFSPREPMVVQYWRSAEDLFRAATDPEGGHVPAWLAYNRDSDLSGAAGIWHETYLVRADAYETSYRNMPPFGLGTVGRLAPAKGTGFGRLVADAEAVERPGPTEV; this is encoded by the coding sequence GTGGACGACCAACGCTCGGGGTCCGACCGCTTCGCGGTGCCGGCCGACCGACGAGCCGACGCGCCCGGAGCGCGTCGGGCGGAGACAGCGATGGGAGACGTCATTCACGAGAAGGTGCACGCGGAGGTCGACGAGGACTTCGTCGTCTTCCTGGTGGGGATGCGAATCAACAAGCCGTGGCGTGTCGGGAAGTGGCTCCCGCCGTTCCTGGCGATGCCGCGGCTGTTGCGCCGGCTGGAGGCGGACCCCGACTCCGGCCTGCTCGGCTACAGGGTGGTGTTCAGCCCGCGAGAGCCGATGGTCGTCCAGTACTGGCGGTCGGCGGAGGACCTGTTCCGTGCCGCCACCGACCCCGAGGGCGGACACGTCCCGGCGTGGCTGGCGTACAACCGCGACAGCGACCTCTCGGGTGCGGCCGGCATCTGGCACGAGACGTACCTCGTCCGGGCCGACGCCTACGAGACGTCCTACCGGAACATGCCGCCGTTCGGCCTGGGGACGGTCGGGCGACTCGCGCCAGCGAAGGGGACGGGGTTCGGTCGACTGGTCGCCGACGCGGAGGCAGTCGAGCGCCCCGGCCCGACCGAAGTATGA
- the mvk gene encoding mevalonate kinase codes for MTVSSAPGKVYLFGEHAVVYGEPAVPCAIERRATVTVEARRDDRLRVEARDLTLDGFTVEYGASGDDRPDVDVATPLVEAAMGYVEGAVEQARDAADAPDAGFDMVVESDIPLGAGLGSSAAVVCAAIDAAARELGRDLTPEAVADRAYRVEHDVQEGQASRADTFCSATGGAVRVEGDDRRRIPDAPNLPLVVGYDGGAGDTGELVAGVRTLRDEYDFAADTVGAIGDLVRAGERALADDDVAEVGRLMDFNHGLLAALGVSSRSLDAMVWAARDADALGAKLTGAGGGGCIVALDETPAARTALDYTPGCEEAFRAELDREGVRAER; via the coding sequence ATGACTGTTTCGAGCGCGCCGGGGAAGGTGTACCTCTTCGGCGAGCACGCCGTCGTCTACGGCGAACCGGCGGTCCCGTGCGCCATCGAGCGACGGGCGACCGTCACGGTCGAGGCGCGAAGGGACGACCGCCTCCGGGTCGAGGCGCGCGACCTGACGCTCGACGGCTTCACGGTCGAGTACGGCGCCAGCGGGGACGACCGACCGGACGTTGACGTCGCGACGCCGCTCGTCGAGGCGGCGATGGGCTACGTCGAGGGGGCGGTCGAACAGGCGCGGGACGCGGCGGACGCGCCCGACGCCGGCTTCGACATGGTCGTCGAGAGCGACATCCCGCTGGGGGCCGGCCTCGGTTCGTCGGCAGCCGTCGTCTGCGCGGCCATCGACGCCGCGGCGCGAGAACTCGGCCGTGACCTCACGCCAGAGGCGGTCGCCGACCGGGCCTACCGCGTCGAACACGACGTCCAGGAGGGGCAGGCCTCGCGGGCGGACACGTTCTGCTCGGCGACGGGCGGTGCCGTCCGCGTGGAGGGCGACGACCGTCGACGCATTCCCGACGCGCCGAACCTCCCGCTCGTCGTCGGCTACGACGGCGGGGCGGGCGACACGGGCGAACTCGTCGCCGGCGTGCGCACGCTCCGCGACGAGTACGACTTCGCCGCCGACACGGTCGGCGCCATCGGCGACCTGGTTCGAGCGGGCGAGCGGGCGCTCGCGGACGACGACGTCGCCGAGGTCGGGCGACTGATGGACTTCAACCACGGGCTGCTGGCGGCGCTCGGCGTCTCCTCGCGGTCGCTCGACGCGATGGTGTGGGCCGCCCGCGACGCCGACGCGCTGGGTGCGAAACTGACGGGTGCGGGCGGCGGCGGCTGTATCGTCGCGCTCGACGAGACGCCCGCCGCCCGGACCGCCCTCGACTACACGCCGGGGTGTGAGGAGGCGTTCCGCGCCGAACTCGACCGCGAGGGGGTGCGCGCGGAACGATGA
- a CDS encoding isopentenyl phosphate kinase: protein MKVLKLGGSVITDKDVPETVDERNLERAAAAVGGYDGDLVVVHGGGSFGHHHASAHGISRTRGSEDYEGVVAVHAAMQRLNDAVLAALHAEGVPAVPVHPFSAGFRNAVDDLVLPTGQVRVLLREGFVPVLHGDVVAHEGRGATIVSGDELVVEVADHLDAERVGLCSAVPGVYDEAGDVVGRIESFEDVEAALGGSQSTDVTGGMATKVRELLALSVPAFVFDLDGVAAFLAGDDVGTRIG, encoded by the coding sequence ATGAAGGTCCTCAAACTCGGCGGGAGCGTCATCACGGACAAGGACGTCCCCGAGACGGTCGACGAGCGGAACCTCGAACGGGCGGCCGCGGCCGTCGGCGGGTACGACGGGGACCTCGTCGTCGTCCACGGCGGCGGCTCGTTCGGCCACCACCACGCGAGCGCCCACGGCATCAGTCGGACCCGGGGGAGCGAGGACTACGAGGGAGTGGTCGCCGTCCACGCGGCCATGCAGCGCCTCAACGACGCCGTGCTGGCGGCGCTCCACGCGGAGGGAGTGCCCGCGGTACCCGTCCACCCGTTCTCGGCGGGCTTTCGCAACGCCGTCGACGACCTCGTCCTCCCGACGGGGCAGGTGCGCGTCCTCCTGCGCGAGGGGTTCGTCCCCGTCCTCCACGGCGACGTCGTCGCCCACGAGGGGCGGGGCGCGACCATCGTCAGCGGCGACGAACTCGTCGTCGAGGTGGCCGACCACCTCGACGCCGAGCGGGTGGGGCTCTGTTCTGCGGTGCCCGGCGTCTACGACGAGGCGGGCGACGTCGTCGGGCGCATCGAGTCGTTCGAGGACGTCGAGGCCGCCCTCGGCGGGAGTCAGTCGACGGACGTCACCGGCGGGATGGCCACGAAGGTGCGCGAACTGCTCGCGCTGTCGGTGCCCGCGTTCGTCTTCGACCTCGACGGCGTGGCGGCGTTCCTCGCGGGCGACGACGTCGGGACGCGAATCGGGTAG
- a CDS encoding ribonuclease J, whose translation MEIEIATIGGYEEVGRQMTAIRAGDDIVVFDMGLNLSQVLIHDNVETERMHSLDLIDMGAIPDDRVMSDLEGDVQAIVPTHGHLDHIGAISKLAHRYDAPIVATPFTLALVEQEIQSEEKFGVQNDLVEMQPGESMSIGDTGNVELEFVNVTHSIIDAINPVLHTPEGAVVYGLDKRMDHTPVIGDPIDMERFEEIGREGPGVLCYIEDCTNAGRKGRTPSESVARRHLKDVMTSVEDYDGGIVATTFSSHIARVTSLVEFANDIGRQPVLLGRSMEKYSGTAERLNFVDFPDDLGMYGHRKSVDRTFKRIMNEGKENFLPIVTGHQGEPRAMLTRMGRGETPYQLDDGDKVLFSARVIPEPTNEGQRYQSEKLLKMQGARIYDDIHVSGHLREEGHYRMLQALQPQHVIPAHQDMKGFAPYTSLAASQGYKLGRDLHVTRNGNMIQLTE comes from the coding sequence ATGGAAATCGAAATCGCAACCATTGGCGGATACGAAGAGGTCGGCCGGCAGATGACGGCCATCCGTGCCGGGGACGACATCGTCGTCTTCGACATGGGCCTCAACCTCTCGCAGGTACTGATACACGACAACGTCGAGACCGAGCGCATGCACAGCCTCGACCTCATCGACATGGGCGCCATCCCGGACGACCGCGTCATGTCCGACCTCGAGGGCGACGTGCAGGCCATCGTGCCGACGCACGGCCACCTCGACCACATCGGCGCCATCTCGAAACTGGCCCACCGCTACGACGCCCCCATCGTCGCGACGCCGTTCACCCTCGCGCTGGTCGAACAGGAGATACAGAGCGAGGAGAAGTTCGGCGTCCAGAACGACCTCGTCGAGATGCAACCCGGCGAGTCGATGTCCATCGGCGACACGGGCAACGTCGAACTGGAGTTCGTCAACGTCACGCACTCCATCATCGACGCCATCAACCCCGTCCTCCACACGCCGGAGGGGGCCGTCGTCTACGGCCTCGACAAGCGCATGGACCACACGCCGGTCATCGGTGACCCCATCGACATGGAGCGCTTCGAGGAAATCGGCCGCGAGGGGCCGGGCGTCCTCTGTTACATCGAGGACTGCACGAACGCCGGCCGGAAGGGCCGGACCCCCTCCGAGTCCGTCGCCCGGCGCCACCTGAAGGACGTCATGACCTCCGTCGAGGACTACGACGGCGGAATCGTCGCCACGACGTTCTCGAGTCACATCGCCCGCGTGACGAGCCTCGTCGAGTTCGCCAACGACATCGGCCGTCAGCCCGTCCTGCTCGGGCGTTCGATGGAGAAGTACTCGGGCACCGCAGAGCGCCTGAACTTCGTCGACTTCCCCGACGACCTCGGGATGTACGGCCACCGCAAGTCCGTCGACCGGACGTTCAAGCGCATCATGAACGAGGGCAAGGAGAACTTCCTGCCCATCGTGACGGGCCACCAGGGCGAACCGCGCGCGATGCTCACGCGGATGGGCCGCGGCGAGACGCCCTACCAGCTCGACGACGGCGACAAGGTCCTCTTCAGCGCGCGGGTCATCCCCGAGCCGACCAACGAGGGCCAGCGCTACCAGTCCGAGAAGCTCCTCAAGATGCAGGGCGCACGCATCTACGACGACATCCACGTCTCCGGCCACCTCCGCGAGGAGGGCCACTACCGGATGCTGCAGGCGCTCCAGCCCCAGCACGTCATCCCGGCCCACCAGGACATGAAGGGCTTCGCGCCGTACACGAGCCTGGCGGCCAGCCAGGGGTACAAGCTCGGGCGCGACCTGCACGTGACGCGCAACGGGAACATGATTCAGCTGACGGAATGA
- the idsA3 gene encoding geranylfarnesyl diphosphate synthase → MSADSARVEAAIEGRREAVNDAIAEMLPVTRPERLYEASRYLLDAGGKRLRPAMLLLVAEAVTGVDPLTEDYRAFGPEEIDIMAAAVSVEVIQSFTLIHDDIMDDDDLRRGVPAVHREYDTETAILAGDTLYSKAFECMLQTGAPADRSVRALEKLATTCTKICEGQALDVAFEARGDVTTEEYLDMVEHKTAVLYAAAAAIPAVLLGADEEVVDALCGYGLDVGRAFQIQDDLLDLTTPSERLGKQRGSDLIEGKRTVVTLHARDQGVDVDALLDTADPADVTEADIEAAVGRLEGAGSIDHARTMAREITDRGKRRLEVLPEGEARETLAGIADYLVERDY, encoded by the coding sequence ATGAGCGCCGACAGCGCGCGTGTGGAGGCGGCGATAGAGGGGCGCCGAGAGGCGGTCAACGACGCCATCGCGGAGATGCTCCCGGTCACGCGACCGGAGCGCCTCTACGAGGCGTCGCGCTACCTGCTGGACGCGGGCGGCAAGCGCCTGCGCCCGGCGATGCTCCTGCTGGTGGCCGAGGCGGTCACCGGCGTCGACCCCCTGACGGAGGACTACCGCGCGTTCGGCCCCGAGGAAATCGACATCATGGCGGCCGCCGTCAGCGTCGAGGTCATCCAGTCGTTCACCCTCATCCACGACGACATCATGGACGACGACGACCTGCGACGCGGCGTGCCCGCCGTCCACCGCGAGTACGACACCGAGACGGCTATCCTCGCCGGCGACACGCTCTACTCGAAGGCGTTCGAGTGCATGCTGCAGACGGGCGCACCCGCCGACCGCTCGGTGCGCGCGCTCGAGAAACTCGCGACGACCTGTACGAAGATCTGCGAGGGACAGGCCCTCGACGTCGCCTTCGAGGCGCGCGGGGACGTGACGACCGAGGAGTACCTCGACATGGTCGAGCACAAGACGGCGGTGCTGTACGCCGCCGCCGCCGCCATCCCCGCGGTCCTCCTCGGCGCGGACGAGGAGGTGGTCGACGCCCTCTGCGGCTACGGCCTCGACGTGGGCCGGGCCTTCCAGATACAGGACGACCTCCTCGACCTCACGACGCCGAGCGAGCGTCTCGGCAAACAGCGCGGGAGCGACCTCATCGAGGGCAAGCGGACCGTCGTCACCCTCCACGCCCGCGACCAGGGCGTCGACGTCGACGCGCTCCTCGACACCGCGGACCCCGCCGACGTGACGGAGGCGGACATCGAGGCGGCCGTCGGGCGACTGGAGGGCGCCGGCAGCATCGACCACGCCCGGACGATGGCCCGCGAGATAACCGACCGCGGGAAGCGCCGCCTCGAGGTCCTCCCCGAGGGGGAAGCCCGCGAGACGCTCGCGGGCATCGCGGACTACCTCGTCGAGCGGGACTACTGA